The following proteins come from a genomic window of Notamacropus eugenii isolate mMacEug1 chromosome X, mMacEug1.pri_v2, whole genome shotgun sequence:
- the LOC140515955 gene encoding rho-related GTP-binding protein RhoG-like isoform X2, with product MCSWGGGPAEPGKWPREGRRRRPVGHGPRTVGEGGRMQTIKCVVVGDGAVGKTCLLISYTTNAFPEEYIPTVFDNYSAQMSVDGRTVSLNLWDTAGQEEYDRLRTLSYPQTNVFVICFSIGSPSSYANVRHKWHPEVSHHCPNVPILLVGTKKDLRNDLATLKRLKEQSLTPTTPQQGTSLAKQVGAVKYLECSALMQDGVGEVFAEAVRAVLYPVTKKNTKKCILL from the exons ATGTGCAGCTGGGGCGGCGGGCCGGCAGAGCCTGGGAAGTGGCCGCGAGAAgggaggcggcggcggccggTGGGCCACGGGCCACG GActgtgggggaaggaggaaggatgcAGACAATCAAGTGTGTGGTGGTTGGGGATGGGGCTGTGGGGAAGACTTGCCTTCTCATCAGCTACACAACCAATGCCTTTCCTGAGGAGTACATCCCCACAGTCTTTGACAACTACAGTGCCCAGATGTCTGTGGATGGCCGGACAGTCAGCCTGAATTTGTGGGACACTGCTGGCCAAGAGGAGTATGACCGACTCCGGACCCTGTCCTACCCACAGACCAATGTCTTTGTCATCTGCTTCTCCATTGGCAGCCCCTCATCCTATGCCAACGTGCGGCACAAGTGGCATCCAGAGGTCTCTCATCACTGCCCCAATGTGCCTATCCTGCTTGTGGGCACCAAAAAGGACCTGCGAAATGACCTTGCTACATTGAAGAGGCTGAAAGAGCAGAGCCTAACACCTACTACCCCTCAGCAAGGGACCTCCCTGGCCAAACAGGTGGGAGCCGTTAAGTATCTGGAGTGCTCAGCCCTGATGCAAGATGGAGTTGGGGAGGTATTTGCAGAGGCAGTGAGAGCTGTGCTATACCCAGTCACCAAGAAGAACACAAAGAAATGCATCCTCTTGTAG
- the LOC140515955 gene encoding rho-related GTP-binding protein RhoG-like isoform X1, protein MRGSPNDRFPGPFIKGLTPAQGAEDANTKVKALAPNPHPHPQEPASFCFGARVKRGVETLPWTVGEGGRMQTIKCVVVGDGAVGKTCLLISYTTNAFPEEYIPTVFDNYSAQMSVDGRTVSLNLWDTAGQEEYDRLRTLSYPQTNVFVICFSIGSPSSYANVRHKWHPEVSHHCPNVPILLVGTKKDLRNDLATLKRLKEQSLTPTTPQQGTSLAKQVGAVKYLECSALMQDGVGEVFAEAVRAVLYPVTKKNTKKCILL, encoded by the exons ATGAGGGGCTCTCCCAATGACAGGTTCCCAGGACCGTTTATTAAAGGCTTAACTCCGGCCCAAGGAGCTGAGGATGCGAATACAAAAGTGAAAGCGCTcgcccccaacccccacccccacccccaggagcCCGCTTCCTTCTGCTTCGGAGCTAGGGTGAAGAGAGGTGTGGAAACACTCCCATG GActgtgggggaaggaggaaggatgcAGACAATCAAGTGTGTGGTGGTTGGGGATGGGGCTGTGGGGAAGACTTGCCTTCTCATCAGCTACACAACCAATGCCTTTCCTGAGGAGTACATCCCCACAGTCTTTGACAACTACAGTGCCCAGATGTCTGTGGATGGCCGGACAGTCAGCCTGAATTTGTGGGACACTGCTGGCCAAGAGGAGTATGACCGACTCCGGACCCTGTCCTACCCACAGACCAATGTCTTTGTCATCTGCTTCTCCATTGGCAGCCCCTCATCCTATGCCAACGTGCGGCACAAGTGGCATCCAGAGGTCTCTCATCACTGCCCCAATGTGCCTATCCTGCTTGTGGGCACCAAAAAGGACCTGCGAAATGACCTTGCTACATTGAAGAGGCTGAAAGAGCAGAGCCTAACACCTACTACCCCTCAGCAAGGGACCTCCCTGGCCAAACAGGTGGGAGCCGTTAAGTATCTGGAGTGCTCAGCCCTGATGCAAGATGGAGTTGGGGAGGTATTTGCAGAGGCAGTGAGAGCTGTGCTATACCCAGTCACCAAGAAGAACACAAAGAAATGCATCCTCTTGTAG
- the LOC140515955 gene encoding rho-related GTP-binding protein RhoG-like isoform X3, translating to MQTIKCVVVGDGAVGKTCLLISYTTNAFPEEYIPTVFDNYSAQMSVDGRTVSLNLWDTAGQEEYDRLRTLSYPQTNVFVICFSIGSPSSYANVRHKWHPEVSHHCPNVPILLVGTKKDLRNDLATLKRLKEQSLTPTTPQQGTSLAKQVGAVKYLECSALMQDGVGEVFAEAVRAVLYPVTKKNTKKCILL from the coding sequence atgcAGACAATCAAGTGTGTGGTGGTTGGGGATGGGGCTGTGGGGAAGACTTGCCTTCTCATCAGCTACACAACCAATGCCTTTCCTGAGGAGTACATCCCCACAGTCTTTGACAACTACAGTGCCCAGATGTCTGTGGATGGCCGGACAGTCAGCCTGAATTTGTGGGACACTGCTGGCCAAGAGGAGTATGACCGACTCCGGACCCTGTCCTACCCACAGACCAATGTCTTTGTCATCTGCTTCTCCATTGGCAGCCCCTCATCCTATGCCAACGTGCGGCACAAGTGGCATCCAGAGGTCTCTCATCACTGCCCCAATGTGCCTATCCTGCTTGTGGGCACCAAAAAGGACCTGCGAAATGACCTTGCTACATTGAAGAGGCTGAAAGAGCAGAGCCTAACACCTACTACCCCTCAGCAAGGGACCTCCCTGGCCAAACAGGTGGGAGCCGTTAAGTATCTGGAGTGCTCAGCCCTGATGCAAGATGGAGTTGGGGAGGTATTTGCAGAGGCAGTGAGAGCTGTGCTATACCCAGTCACCAAGAAGAACACAAAGAAATGCATCCTCTTGTAG
- the ITGB1BP2 gene encoding integrin beta-1-binding protein 2 isoform X1, with protein sequence MSLLCFNKGCGQRFDPDANLPDGCRHHPGVPIFHDALKGWSCCHKRTTDFSEFLSIQGCTLGPHCAGEPLENPGTQSALQGPKHLDTIPKSAETLRRERPKEELNLGLLPLNVSHALKTALEQKKLALEDPKPGAGLPNTVIRPGSICQNTGCGAVFQGSESDASPCRFHPGRPRFHEGMKSWSCCGITTVDFSTFLAQPGCSLGRHVWQKQQWVSCRRDWHQTASVLVVTVYGQRPLPALSWVKASPTKLHIHIAFEGNRVFQEQMELWGVIAVEQSSVFLMPSRAEISLSKADPGPWAQLEQLGKGMAAEKVGEGVGPGIIGEESENSDDDLSWTEEEEEVGEGE encoded by the exons ATGTCCTTGCTGTGCTTTAATAAAGGCTGTGGGCAGCGCTTTGATCCAGATGCCAACCTCCCAG ATGGCTGTCGCCATCACCCTGGGGTGCCCATCTTCCATGATGCCCTTAAG GGCTGGTCCTGTTGCCATAAGCGAACAACAGATTTCTCCGAATTCTTAAGCATCCAG GGTTGTACCCTGGGACCACACTGTGCTGGGGAACCTCTGGAGAACCCTGGCACTCAAAGTGCCCTCCAAGGGCCCAAGCATTTGGACACCATTCCGAAGTCAGCGGAGACACTTCGCCGGGAAAGGCCTAA AGAAGAACTGAACCTGGGCCTCCTGCCACTCAATGTATCTCATGCCCTGAAGACTGCCCTGGAACAGAAGAAACTTGCCCTAGAGGACCCCAAGCCTGGAGCAG GACTCCCCAACACTGTGATCCGTCCTGGCTCCATCTGCCAGAACACAGGATGTGGTGCT GTGTTCCAAGGCTCTGAGAGTGATGCTAGCCCCTGCCGCTTCCATCCTGGAAGGCCTCGATTTCATGAGGG GATGAAATCTTGGAGCTGCTGTGGTATCACAACCGTGGATTTTAGCACTTTTCTGGCCCAGCCAGGATGCAGCCTTGGGAGACATGTCTGGCAGAAGCAG CAATGGGTCTCCTGCCGCCGTGACTGGCACCAGACAGCCTCTGTACTAGTGGTGACCGTGTATGGCCAGAGACCACTACCTGCACTCAGCTGGGTGAAGGCCAGTCCAACCAAG CTTCATATCCACATTGCTTTTGAGGGCAACCGGGTTTTCCAGGAACAAATGGAGCTCTGGGGG GTCATAGCCGTGGAGCAGAGCTCTGTCTTCCTCATGCCATCCCGGGCCGAGATATCCCTGAGCAAGGCTGACCCAGGGCCTTGGGCCCAGTTGGAGCAGCTGGGCAAAGGGATGGCAGCTGAGAAGGTTGGGGAGGGTGTTGGGCCTGGGATAATTGGAGAGGAATCTGAGAATTCAGATGATGATTTGAGCtggacagaggaagaggaggaagtagGTGAGGGAGAGTGA
- the ITGB1BP2 gene encoding integrin beta-1-binding protein 2 isoform X3: MPTSQMAVAITLGCPSSMMPLREELNLGLLPLNVSHALKTALEQKKLALEDPKPGAGLPNTVIRPGSICQNTGCGAVFQGSESDASPCRFHPGRPRFHEGMKSWSCCGITTVDFSTFLAQPGCSLGRHVWQKQQWVSCRRDWHQTASVLVVTVYGQRPLPALSWVKASPTKLHIHIAFEGNRVFQEQMELWGVIAVEQSSVFLMPSRAEISLSKADPGPWAQLEQLGKGMAAEKVGEGVGPGIIGEESENSDDDLSWTEEEEEVGEGE, translated from the exons ATGCCAACCTCCCAG ATGGCTGTCGCCATCACCCTGGGGTGCCCATCTTCCATGATGCCCTTAAG AGAAGAACTGAACCTGGGCCTCCTGCCACTCAATGTATCTCATGCCCTGAAGACTGCCCTGGAACAGAAGAAACTTGCCCTAGAGGACCCCAAGCCTGGAGCAG GACTCCCCAACACTGTGATCCGTCCTGGCTCCATCTGCCAGAACACAGGATGTGGTGCT GTGTTCCAAGGCTCTGAGAGTGATGCTAGCCCCTGCCGCTTCCATCCTGGAAGGCCTCGATTTCATGAGGG GATGAAATCTTGGAGCTGCTGTGGTATCACAACCGTGGATTTTAGCACTTTTCTGGCCCAGCCAGGATGCAGCCTTGGGAGACATGTCTGGCAGAAGCAG CAATGGGTCTCCTGCCGCCGTGACTGGCACCAGACAGCCTCTGTACTAGTGGTGACCGTGTATGGCCAGAGACCACTACCTGCACTCAGCTGGGTGAAGGCCAGTCCAACCAAG CTTCATATCCACATTGCTTTTGAGGGCAACCGGGTTTTCCAGGAACAAATGGAGCTCTGGGGG GTCATAGCCGTGGAGCAGAGCTCTGTCTTCCTCATGCCATCCCGGGCCGAGATATCCCTGAGCAAGGCTGACCCAGGGCCTTGGGCCCAGTTGGAGCAGCTGGGCAAAGGGATGGCAGCTGAGAAGGTTGGGGAGGGTGTTGGGCCTGGGATAATTGGAGAGGAATCTGAGAATTCAGATGATGATTTGAGCtggacagaggaagaggaggaagtagGTGAGGGAGAGTGA
- the ITGB1BP2 gene encoding integrin beta-1-binding protein 2 isoform X2: MLTKPSFGEGDGEFSTLKGVVGNQRCRPLPAQLQWVSMKTRALRMQLFPVEGAGVVTGQYLFLLSYSILPFPQMAVAITLGCPSSMMPLREELNLGLLPLNVSHALKTALEQKKLALEDPKPGAGLPNTVIRPGSICQNTGCGAVFQGSESDASPCRFHPGRPRFHEGMKSWSCCGITTVDFSTFLAQPGCSLGRHVWQKQQWVSCRRDWHQTASVLVVTVYGQRPLPALSWVKASPTKLHIHIAFEGNRVFQEQMELWGVIAVEQSSVFLMPSRAEISLSKADPGPWAQLEQLGKGMAAEKVGEGVGPGIIGEESENSDDDLSWTEEEEEVGEGE; the protein is encoded by the exons ATGCTCACTAAGCCAtcttttggggagggagatggTGAGTTTAGTACACTGAAGGGAGTCGTGGGGAACCAGAGGTGTAGACCTCTCCCTGCCCAATTACAATGGGTAAGTATGAAAACTAGAGCTCTGCGCATGCAGTTGTTTCCAGTGGAGGGTGCAGGGGTGGTGACTGGGCAATACCTTTTCTTGCTCTCATACTCAATCTTACCTTTTCCACAGATGGCTGTCGCCATCACCCTGGGGTGCCCATCTTCCATGATGCCCTTAAG AGAAGAACTGAACCTGGGCCTCCTGCCACTCAATGTATCTCATGCCCTGAAGACTGCCCTGGAACAGAAGAAACTTGCCCTAGAGGACCCCAAGCCTGGAGCAG GACTCCCCAACACTGTGATCCGTCCTGGCTCCATCTGCCAGAACACAGGATGTGGTGCT GTGTTCCAAGGCTCTGAGAGTGATGCTAGCCCCTGCCGCTTCCATCCTGGAAGGCCTCGATTTCATGAGGG GATGAAATCTTGGAGCTGCTGTGGTATCACAACCGTGGATTTTAGCACTTTTCTGGCCCAGCCAGGATGCAGCCTTGGGAGACATGTCTGGCAGAAGCAG CAATGGGTCTCCTGCCGCCGTGACTGGCACCAGACAGCCTCTGTACTAGTGGTGACCGTGTATGGCCAGAGACCACTACCTGCACTCAGCTGGGTGAAGGCCAGTCCAACCAAG CTTCATATCCACATTGCTTTTGAGGGCAACCGGGTTTTCCAGGAACAAATGGAGCTCTGGGGG GTCATAGCCGTGGAGCAGAGCTCTGTCTTCCTCATGCCATCCCGGGCCGAGATATCCCTGAGCAAGGCTGACCCAGGGCCTTGGGCCCAGTTGGAGCAGCTGGGCAAAGGGATGGCAGCTGAGAAGGTTGGGGAGGGTGTTGGGCCTGGGATAATTGGAGAGGAATCTGAGAATTCAGATGATGATTTGAGCtggacagaggaagaggaggaagtagGTGAGGGAGAGTGA